One Natronosalvus halobius genomic region harbors:
- a CDS encoding aminopeptidase — MFAETAELVRNASKPFELNAEPGDDVVIVTDSAIDESVWAALFAAANERGLDPTVALIPPREKHGNDPTSAAAEAMLGADLAVMVTSTAITHSEAGAAAQHAGVKCIAMDEMTPDILRSGAAGADYEAMQGIAQTLGEIYADGSEMRITSDHGTDVVGDIEGQTYWPIAGKIVENATQNICAFPDGEVGVAPDEGTTQGTVVWDTTVHGIGLLDEPIELTVEDGWVIDIDGGREADEFRETLENADENAWYCAAEMSIGINPDAEISGRMRTDKKVEGAVHIATGANKDLGGKIQSALHIDGTIRYPDVWVDDQKLVEDGEILVESGA, encoded by the coding sequence ATGTTCGCAGAGACTGCCGAGCTCGTACGCAACGCGAGCAAACCGTTTGAATTGAACGCCGAACCTGGCGATGACGTGGTCATCGTGACCGACTCGGCCATCGACGAATCGGTATGGGCTGCGCTGTTTGCGGCCGCAAATGAGCGCGGGCTCGACCCGACGGTGGCCCTCATTCCGCCCCGAGAGAAACACGGAAACGACCCGACGTCGGCCGCCGCCGAGGCGATGCTGGGCGCCGACCTCGCCGTGATGGTCACGTCGACGGCCATCACCCACTCCGAGGCGGGTGCCGCTGCCCAGCACGCTGGCGTCAAGTGCATCGCGATGGACGAGATGACCCCGGACATCCTCCGTAGCGGCGCGGCGGGTGCCGACTACGAGGCCATGCAGGGGATCGCACAGACACTGGGGGAAATCTACGCCGATGGCTCGGAAATGCGGATCACGAGTGATCACGGAACTGACGTAGTCGGCGACATCGAGGGGCAGACGTACTGGCCGATCGCCGGCAAAATCGTCGAGAACGCCACCCAGAACATCTGTGCGTTCCCGGACGGCGAGGTCGGCGTCGCCCCCGACGAGGGAACGACGCAGGGGACCGTCGTCTGGGACACGACTGTCCACGGCATCGGCCTGCTCGACGAGCCGATCGAATTGACCGTCGAGGACGGTTGGGTAATCGACATCGATGGCGGGCGCGAGGCCGACGAGTTTCGGGAAACGTTGGAGAACGCAGACGAGAACGCCTGGTACTGCGCCGCCGAGATGTCGATCGGTATCAATCCCGACGCCGAGATTAGCGGGCGCATGCGCACCGACAAGAAGGTCGAAGGGGCAGTCCACATCGCGACTGGGGCGAACAAGGATCTCGGTGGGAAGATTCAGAGCGCTCTCCACATCGACGGGACGATCCGCTACCCGGACGTCTGGGTCGACGACCAGAAGCTCGTCGAGGACGGCGAGATCCTTGTCGAATCCGGCGCGTAA
- a CDS encoding alpha/beta fold hydrolase yields MSDGVSAPENFEHGEHEAIDAGFVWLECQDEKYRTYYETAGDGDVPLVLLHTASADSRQYRHLLNDADLLEEFTLYAFDMPWHGQTFPPMTDEWWTEDYRLTTDFYAQFVMTFVDAFDLDQPGVVGCSMGGAIVLELARSYAEDLRAVVGLESTAHAPTRDIGYLDHPHVNQEVVRPEWTYGLQAPDSPEQFKRESWWTYSQGGNGVYVGDLYFYTQDWDIRDELGDIDTDECSVYLLTGDYDFSASPDDTREVAEQIDGAEFSVMENMGHFPMVENPALFREYIDPVLEKVKND; encoded by the coding sequence ATGAGTGACGGCGTCAGTGCCCCGGAGAACTTCGAGCACGGTGAACACGAGGCCATCGACGCGGGATTCGTCTGGCTTGAGTGCCAAGACGAGAAGTACCGCACCTACTACGAAACGGCCGGCGACGGCGACGTGCCGCTCGTCCTCCTGCACACGGCGAGCGCGGATTCGCGGCAGTACCGCCACCTGCTGAACGACGCAGACCTGCTCGAAGAGTTCACCCTCTATGCGTTCGATATGCCGTGGCACGGCCAGACGTTCCCGCCGATGACCGACGAGTGGTGGACGGAGGACTACCGACTGACGACGGACTTCTACGCCCAGTTCGTCATGACGTTCGTCGACGCATTCGACCTCGATCAGCCCGGCGTCGTAGGATGTTCGATGGGTGGCGCTATCGTCCTGGAACTTGCTCGCTCGTACGCCGAGGACCTTCGGGCCGTTGTCGGGCTCGAATCGACTGCACATGCCCCGACACGCGACATCGGCTACCTCGACCATCCACACGTCAACCAGGAGGTTGTCCGGCCGGAGTGGACCTACGGATTGCAAGCGCCGGACAGTCCCGAGCAGTTCAAACGCGAGTCCTGGTGGACCTACAGCCAGGGCGGGAACGGCGTCTACGTCGGCGACCTATACTTCTACACGCAGGACTGGGACATCCGCGACGAACTCGGCGACATCGACACTGACGAGTGTAGCGTCTACCTTCTGACCGGCGACTACGACTTCTCGGCCAGCCCCGATGACACCCGCGAGGTCGCAGAACAAATCGACGGCGCGGAATTCAGCGTTATGGAGAACATGGGCCACTTCCCAATGGTCGAAAACCCGGCGCTGTTCAGGGAGTACATCGACCCGGTCCTCGAAAAGGTCAAAAACGACTGA
- a CDS encoding NAD-dependent epimerase/dehydratase family protein produces MRVLVTGGTGFIGAHVLKQLVGRGHEVACFDLAEPTPVARTVEDSVEFIRGDISDPVSVADALARFDPDRVAHLAALLGRSCQRNPRRAFEVNVDGTLTLFDLAASHGVDRIVTASSVSSYGDITDRDSLDESVVQRPTNVYGLTKYAVERLGRTYRKQQGIEFAAMEPAHGMGPDRMRGNVEDSFVVKAAVAEVPLTVPAVRQPIEIVYVTDTARAFVEAVLADSLPHDRYLVGTGERATLEEIVEMVREHVPDAQLTLGDTRGEDELAAHPPIDTSRIREDLGWEPEYTIEEAVAAYVEWLRENPEKWSFDATDIPWDAA; encoded by the coding sequence ATGCGCGTTCTGGTAACTGGCGGGACCGGGTTCATCGGGGCACACGTCCTCAAGCAACTCGTCGGACGGGGTCACGAAGTGGCCTGTTTCGACCTGGCGGAGCCGACGCCGGTCGCTCGCACGGTCGAAGACAGCGTCGAATTCATTCGGGGGGATATCTCGGATCCGGTATCAGTCGCTGATGCCCTCGCCCGCTTCGACCCCGACCGGGTCGCCCACCTTGCGGCGCTGCTGGGTCGCAGCTGCCAGCGGAACCCGCGCCGGGCGTTCGAAGTGAACGTCGACGGGACGCTCACCCTGTTCGACCTGGCGGCGAGCCACGGCGTCGACCGCATCGTCACGGCCTCCAGCGTCAGTTCCTACGGCGATATCACGGACCGCGACAGTCTCGACGAGTCGGTCGTCCAGCGGCCGACGAACGTTTACGGCCTCACAAAGTACGCCGTCGAACGGCTGGGGCGAACTTACAGGAAGCAACAGGGTATCGAGTTCGCCGCGATGGAACCGGCTCACGGCATGGGACCCGATCGAATGCGCGGAAACGTCGAGGACTCCTTCGTCGTCAAGGCCGCGGTGGCCGAGGTGCCACTAACCGTGCCGGCGGTCCGGCAGCCGATCGAGATCGTCTACGTCACGGACACCGCACGGGCATTCGTTGAAGCGGTTCTCGCCGATTCGTTGCCCCACGACCGGTATCTGGTCGGCACGGGCGAGCGCGCGACTCTGGAGGAGATCGTCGAGATGGTTCGCGAGCACGTCCCCGACGCCCAGTTGACCCTTGGCGACACCCGCGGCGAAGACGAACTGGCAGCCCACCCGCCAATAGATACCAGCCGCATTCGCGAGGACCTTGGCTGGGAGCCCGAGTACACCATCGAAGAGGCCGTCGCAGCGTACGTCGAGTGGCTTCGCGAGAACCCTGAAAAGTGGTCATTCGACGCGACCGACATCCCCTGGGACGCCGCCTGA
- a CDS encoding nuclear transport factor 2 family protein: protein MDHGKRNELIDEYFRAMDEETFADFADVFADDVEYRYPSEQDMHGVSAVREFFEEHREHSNSTHKILRRVADESVTVCEGTVTADRPDGGTLEAAFVDVFEFDDEVEQIDHVGVYTRA from the coding sequence ATGGATCACGGGAAGCGAAACGAACTGATAGACGAGTACTTCCGCGCGATGGACGAGGAGACCTTCGCAGACTTCGCGGACGTGTTCGCGGACGACGTCGAGTACCGGTACCCGAGCGAACAAGATATGCACGGAGTCAGCGCCGTCCGCGAATTCTTCGAGGAGCACCGGGAGCACTCGAACTCGACCCACAAGATACTGCGCCGGGTTGCGGACGAGTCGGTGACAGTCTGCGAGGGGACCGTCACGGCCGATCGACCCGATGGGGGAACGCTAGAGGCCGCCTTTGTCGACGTCTTCGAGTTCGACGACGAAGTCGAGCAAATCGATCACGTGGGGGTGTACACGCGGGCATGA
- a CDS encoding MBL fold metallo-hydrolase codes for MNPTTDWFDVDEIEPDTYQITEARGVLPCNSFVVDGGDEALVIDTGLGIGDLRATVADLVDPVPRLLLTHTHWDHIGAAHQFDDAVVHDRERTADGSVTIDGLSDEFVDRPDQFVASWRDLDRTFPKGFDPDEYTILPATNVGAIEPGDTLTVGNRELELLAVPGHSPGQLGALDHEAGILFGGDVVGIGGDLYAHFEDCDIEAYIETFDDLLDHYNAGAFDVLATGHNRPYRDEEIEVLAEMRAGLADILNERGQYETIDTDWGPARRYDFDEFTVLTGTDVV; via the coding sequence ATGAACCCCACGACGGACTGGTTCGATGTCGACGAGATCGAGCCCGACACGTACCAGATAACCGAGGCCCGTGGCGTGCTGCCCTGCAACTCGTTCGTCGTCGACGGCGGCGACGAGGCGCTCGTCATCGATACCGGTCTCGGCATCGGTGACCTCCGCGCAACGGTGGCCGACTTGGTCGATCCCGTGCCGCGACTATTGCTCACTCACACCCACTGGGACCACATCGGGGCGGCCCATCAGTTCGACGACGCGGTCGTCCACGACCGCGAACGGACCGCGGACGGGTCGGTCACCATCGACGGCCTCTCGGACGAATTCGTCGACCGGCCCGACCAGTTCGTCGCCAGTTGGCGCGACCTCGACCGGACGTTCCCCAAAGGGTTCGACCCAGACGAATACACCATCCTGCCGGCGACAAACGTGGGCGCGATCGAACCGGGCGACACTCTCACCGTCGGCAACCGCGAACTCGAACTGCTCGCGGTCCCTGGTCACTCGCCGGGCCAACTCGGCGCGCTCGACCACGAGGCGGGAATCCTCTTCGGTGGTGACGTCGTCGGCATCGGCGGCGATCTGTACGCTCACTTCGAGGACTGTGACATCGAGGCGTACATCGAGACGTTCGACGACCTGCTCGATCATTACAACGCGGGCGCGTTCGACGTGCTCGCGACGGGACACAACCGCCCCTACCGAGACGAGGAGATCGAAGTCCTGGCAGAGATGCGCGCCGGACTCGCCGACATCCTCAACGAAAGGGGCCAGTACGAGACGATTGACACGGACTGGGGTCCCGCCCGCCGGTACGACTTCGACGAGTTCACCGTACTCACCGGCACTGACGTCGTCTGA
- a CDS encoding SDR family oxidoreductase: protein MDLGLAGTRALVTASSKGLGRAVAAQLVDEGATVIISSSDRDNLADAKAAILENTDANENAVRTAVCDLSEPESIPSRLGPAIEDLGGLDVLVTNHGGTTPLSFEEADFEDFDDAYESVLKSTVATVKTALPHLKDGGGTITTLVAASALEPPRGSVLNSAIRPGLYGLSKSLADEYSEHGIRTNCVSPRAVLTDRIEYKIDVLADRENISREAARDRRTEELPIGRLGSPEEFARAVTFIASPAADFITGSVLQVDGGWHRHAF, encoded by the coding sequence ATGGACCTCGGACTAGCGGGAACCCGCGCGCTCGTGACGGCGTCGAGCAAGGGACTGGGACGAGCGGTTGCGGCCCAACTCGTCGACGAAGGAGCCACCGTCATCATCAGTTCCAGCGATCGAGACAACCTGGCCGACGCCAAAGCAGCCATCCTTGAGAACACCGACGCTAACGAAAATGCGGTCCGGACGGCAGTCTGTGACCTCTCCGAGCCCGAATCGATTCCCAGTCGCCTGGGGCCAGCAATCGAGGACCTGGGCGGATTGGACGTCCTCGTCACGAACCACGGGGGAACGACGCCGCTCTCGTTCGAAGAGGCAGATTTCGAGGACTTCGACGACGCGTACGAGAGCGTTCTGAAGAGCACCGTGGCGACTGTCAAAACTGCACTTCCGCACCTGAAGGACGGCGGCGGTACGATTACGACCCTCGTGGCCGCGTCGGCGCTAGAGCCCCCCAGGGGATCGGTACTCAACAGTGCTATTCGCCCCGGACTGTACGGCCTCTCCAAGAGCCTTGCCGACGAGTATTCCGAGCACGGCATCCGGACAAACTGCGTCAGTCCGCGCGCAGTGTTAACCGACCGAATTGAGTACAAGATAGACGTACTAGCCGACCGGGAGAACATCTCCCGCGAAGCGGCACGCGATCGCCGGACGGAGGAACTGCCAATCGGTCGACTCGGGTCACCCGAGGAGTTCGCGCGGGCGGTGACCTTCATCGCTTCGCCAGCCGCGGATTTCATCACCGGATCAGTCCTCCAGGTCGATGGCGGCTGGCACCGACACGCGTTCTAG
- a CDS encoding MmgE/PrpD family protein: MAAGSSSTADEATLAESLVERCLDVTVDNLTDDAYDRAHVLFRDALGVILGSAMATESSEIVQDMVSVVYGDGEATVAGGGSAPVPAAAFANGTIFHGIELDDTHSGASVHPGAVVIPAVLAVGEAKGATGSEALEAMVAGYECMVRIGRAANPAALYERGFHPTACCGVFGSALAAAKLRGLSEAETVDAVGIAGSFAGGNQEYLAEGVLSKRIQPGHAARSGIIATELASRGYTGPRTILEGDNGFFAAYSDDSDPDALLATIDDDSSFEVTRTGIKPHACCRYNQTPIDAVLDLTEEHDVSVSDIDSITVEIVDAAMSIVAIPHDRKTRPKSSTAAQFSLQYSVAVALIERRAFLEQFREPHLSDPDVHDLIDRITVEHGEDLESYYPDFFPARATVRTTSGEEYSILLKTCRGEPANPLSEAELREKYDLLAERYLDTEDAAALEALATDLPSVADVGEITAYFRG, translated from the coding sequence ATGGCTGCAGGTAGCAGTAGTACGGCTGACGAAGCAACGCTTGCGGAATCACTGGTCGAACGGTGTCTTGACGTCACGGTCGACAATCTGACTGACGATGCGTACGACCGAGCACACGTCCTGTTCAGGGACGCACTCGGGGTCATTCTCGGGAGCGCGATGGCAACGGAGTCGAGCGAAATCGTCCAGGACATGGTTTCCGTGGTATACGGGGACGGTGAGGCGACCGTTGCCGGGGGCGGCAGTGCGCCCGTTCCGGCGGCGGCGTTCGCGAACGGGACCATCTTCCACGGCATCGAACTGGACGATACGCATAGCGGCGCATCCGTCCATCCGGGGGCCGTCGTGATTCCGGCCGTTCTCGCGGTTGGAGAGGCTAAAGGAGCGACCGGGAGCGAGGCCCTCGAAGCGATGGTCGCCGGCTACGAGTGCATGGTTCGCATCGGGCGTGCCGCCAATCCGGCGGCATTGTACGAGCGCGGGTTCCATCCGACAGCCTGCTGCGGCGTGTTTGGGTCGGCGCTGGCCGCGGCGAAGTTGCGGGGCCTGTCCGAGGCCGAGACGGTTGATGCCGTCGGCATTGCGGGGAGTTTTGCCGGTGGTAATCAGGAGTACCTCGCGGAGGGCGTGCTAAGCAAGCGCATCCAGCCAGGTCACGCCGCCCGGTCGGGGATCATCGCCACCGAACTCGCCTCGCGCGGTTATACGGGCCCGCGGACGATACTCGAAGGCGACAACGGCTTCTTCGCGGCCTACTCGGACGACAGCGACCCGGACGCCCTGCTGGCGACGATTGACGACGATTCGAGCTTCGAAGTCACTCGAACCGGCATCAAACCCCACGCGTGCTGTCGGTACAACCAGACACCCATCGACGCCGTGCTTGACCTGACCGAGGAACACGACGTCAGCGTCTCAGACATCGACTCCATCACCGTCGAAATCGTCGACGCTGCCATGTCCATCGTCGCGATTCCGCACGACCGGAAGACCCGTCCAAAGTCCTCGACGGCCGCGCAGTTCTCACTGCAATACAGTGTCGCAGTCGCCCTCATCGAGAGGCGAGCGTTTCTGGAGCAGTTCCGCGAGCCACATCTCTCGGACCCCGACGTTCACGACCTCATCGACCGTATCACAGTCGAACACGGCGAAGATCTCGAATCGTACTATCCTGACTTCTTCCCGGCGCGCGCGACCGTCAGGACGACCAGTGGCGAGGAGTACTCGATACTACTCAAAACCTGTCGCGGCGAACCGGCGAACCCGCTGTCGGAGGCGGAACTCCGCGAAAAGTACGATCTGTTGGCAGAGCGGTACCTGGACACCGAGGATGCAGCGGCCCTCGAAGCACTCGCGACCGACCTCCCGTCGGTTGCAGACGTCGGAGAGATCACGGCCTATTTCCGGGGCTGA
- a CDS encoding dihydrodipicolinate synthase family protein, translating to MPADITGIVAPVLTPFDDDGELQPEHIADSVEFTLECGCHGVVASGTGVQETAALSPEERKTVITETIDAVDGDVPVLAGVSYPAQPVVTELVEHAESEGADALLAMPPWGVEPSSDAIIRYYTDIDAVTDLPILMYNNPSVTVDMSKETMVRIAKEVDGVEYVKESSRDWAKLAYLFETVHHAGHADVLATMDVLLPTLQVVDTGVIVPAPISKPSMDVYEAFQDGELERAIEIQRAFGDFPPAAADVGLTPVCKAGTEIAGVPVGSPRAPYGSLSQEGRDAVEAWMDEVGVPRMD from the coding sequence ATGCCAGCAGACATCACGGGAATTGTTGCCCCAGTGCTGACGCCGTTCGACGACGACGGCGAACTACAGCCCGAACACATCGCGGACAGCGTTGAATTCACACTCGAGTGCGGCTGCCACGGCGTCGTCGCTTCAGGCACCGGCGTCCAGGAGACCGCGGCGTTGTCCCCCGAAGAGCGCAAGACAGTCATCACCGAAACCATCGACGCGGTCGACGGCGACGTCCCGGTGCTGGCCGGTGTGTCCTATCCGGCCCAGCCGGTCGTAACGGAACTGGTCGAACACGCTGAGAGCGAGGGTGCCGACGCGCTGCTGGCGATGCCGCCGTGGGGTGTCGAACCGAGCTCCGACGCCATCATCCGCTACTACACGGATATCGACGCCGTGACTGACCTGCCGATTCTGATGTACAACAACCCGAGCGTCACCGTGGATATGTCCAAGGAGACGATGGTCCGGATCGCCAAGGAAGTCGACGGCGTCGAGTACGTCAAGGAGAGTTCGCGCGACTGGGCGAAGCTTGCGTACCTCTTCGAAACGGTTCACCACGCCGGACACGCCGATGTCCTGGCGACGATGGATGTCCTCCTGCCGACGCTACAGGTTGTCGACACCGGCGTGATCGTCCCGGCACCGATCTCGAAGCCGTCGATGGACGTCTACGAGGCCTTCCAGGACGGCGAGCTGGAGCGCGCAATCGAGATCCAACGCGCGTTCGGCGACTTCCCGCCGGCGGCTGCCGATGTCGGCCTCACCCCCGTCTGCAAGGCGGGTACCGAAATCGCCGGCGTCCCCGTCGGCTCGCCGCGCGCTCCCTATGGCAGCCTCTCCCAGGAGGGGCGCGACGCGGTCGAGGCGTGGATGGACGAGGTTGGCGTGCCGCGGATGGACTGA
- a CDS encoding NAD(P)-dependent oxidoreductase has translation MVRVGFIGLGTMGGRMCHNLLADDHDLVVFDIREEAVDPLVEAGADSADTMLELARKSDVVMLSLPGPDEVVQVVDELGDGLGDGDVLVDLTTSTPSTTNAVDEELSTRSVDVLGAPVSGGRSGAENGTLSVMVGGDTDVFEACRPIFESIGSDIFYIGEQPGHGHAMKLVNNYLSFVAMICTSEAVSIGEQVGLEVETMVDVFNQSSGQNTATSFKFPEYIMTEQYDMDYNMALVEKDMQLLMDVTRETGTPFMAGGTIRQIIAYIRAELGYEADYTEIYKYFDKIANDGAETSY, from the coding sequence ATGGTACGAGTCGGATTTATCGGACTCGGTACGATGGGCGGCCGGATGTGTCACAACCTGCTCGCCGACGACCACGACCTCGTGGTCTTCGACATCCGCGAGGAGGCCGTTGACCCGCTCGTCGAAGCCGGCGCCGACAGTGCAGACACGATGCTCGAACTCGCTCGCAAATCAGACGTGGTGATGCTCTCGTTACCCGGCCCGGACGAAGTCGTCCAGGTGGTCGACGAACTCGGCGACGGTCTGGGCGACGGCGACGTCCTGGTCGACCTGACGACGTCGACGCCGTCGACGACGAACGCCGTCGACGAGGAACTGAGCACGCGCTCGGTGGATGTCCTCGGTGCGCCCGTGAGCGGCGGTCGATCGGGTGCCGAGAACGGCACACTCTCAGTGATGGTCGGCGGCGACACCGACGTATTCGAGGCGTGCCGACCGATATTCGAGTCCATCGGCTCGGATATCTTCTACATCGGCGAACAGCCCGGTCACGGTCACGCGATGAAACTGGTCAACAACTACCTTTCGTTCGTCGCGATGATTTGCACGTCCGAAGCCGTCTCCATTGGTGAACAGGTCGGGCTCGAGGTCGAGACCATGGTCGACGTATTCAACCAGTCCAGCGGGCAGAACACGGCAACCTCGTTCAAGTTCCCTGAGTATATTATGACCGAGCAGTATGACATGGACTACAACATGGCGCTAGTCGAGAAGGACATGCAGCTGCTCATGGACGTCACGCGCGAGACCGGAACGCCGTTCATGGCCGGTGGGACTATCCGACAGATCATCGCGTACATTCGTGCCGAACTCGGCTACGAGGCCGACTATACGGAGATCTACAAATACTTCGACAAGATAGCGAACGACGGCGCGGAGACGAGCTACTAA
- a CDS encoding LLM class flavin-dependent oxidoreductase: MSDVPVGLVMPQTASMPRVPTADDVSEFGRTVESLGYDSLWLNESWGCDTFIELAAAARHTDELRLGTSIVNVFTRTPATLAMAAASMARTSDDRFVLGLGASHPELVEDLHNVDWDRPVHRMFETISLLRELLGDGEELDYESDLFDVSGFPPLSADVPIYSAALGPANRRVTGRVSDGWIPYNVPFDDLDNAFETVAGAASEAGRDPDDVAVVPYVAAVVDDDPEAAREEIRTNIASYVGGFADDSYKNAVGEGFADQADHIADAWRRGDESAARVAVTDEMVDAIGIAGTPEMAREKLRSVRDRPLVDEVLVAVPHPVDREMADRTVRELAPSEL, encoded by the coding sequence ATGAGTGACGTACCAGTTGGACTGGTTATGCCGCAGACAGCGTCGATGCCGCGCGTTCCGACAGCCGACGACGTCAGCGAGTTCGGACGAACTGTCGAGTCGCTCGGGTACGATTCGTTGTGGCTGAACGAAAGTTGGGGCTGTGACACGTTCATCGAGTTGGCCGCCGCCGCTCGCCACACCGACGAACTGCGACTCGGCACGTCCATCGTCAACGTGTTTACCCGAACGCCCGCCACGCTGGCCATGGCTGCCGCGTCGATGGCACGGACCTCGGACGATCGGTTCGTCCTTGGCCTGGGCGCGAGTCACCCAGAACTCGTCGAGGACCTCCACAACGTCGACTGGGATCGCCCCGTTCACCGGATGTTCGAGACGATCTCGCTGCTTCGGGAACTGCTGGGTGACGGCGAGGAACTCGATTACGAGAGCGATTTGTTCGACGTCTCCGGGTTCCCCCCGCTTTCGGCCGATGTGCCCATCTACAGCGCCGCGCTCGGTCCGGCGAACCGTCGCGTGACCGGTCGGGTGAGCGACGGCTGGATACCCTACAACGTCCCGTTCGACGATTTGGACAACGCCTTCGAAACCGTTGCCGGCGCGGCGAGCGAGGCTGGTCGCGACCCGGACGACGTCGCCGTCGTTCCCTACGTTGCAGCCGTCGTGGACGACGATCCTGAGGCCGCCCGCGAGGAGATTCGGACCAATATCGCGAGCTATGTCGGTGGATTCGCCGACGACTCCTACAAGAACGCCGTCGGCGAGGGCTTCGCCGACCAGGCCGATCACATCGCCGACGCGTGGCGACGCGGCGACGAGAGTGCGGCCCGTGTGGCGGTCACCGACGAAATGGTCGACGCCATCGGGATCGCGGGAACGCCAGAGATGGCACGCGAGAAACTGCGGTCGGTTCGCGACCGGCCGCTAGTCGACGAAGTGCTCGTCGCCGTTCCGCACCCAGTCGATCGGGAGATGGCCGATCGCACTGTTCGTGAACTCGCACCGTCCGAACTCTGA